A genomic window from Coccinella septempunctata chromosome 9, icCocSept1.1, whole genome shotgun sequence includes:
- the LOC123319966 gene encoding uncharacterized protein LOC123319966 isoform X2, whose product MLLRAGLIAIRFEFRHVFDTFLEFSGAFLRFSTISNEFSTDWRKELIPLGQNQLQQLKMENNKFHIIGKARFSSENFFRGLERKKIKLMTIRGEGITPSMDTSDE is encoded by the exons ATGCTCCTGCGCGCCGGTCTTATCGCGATACGTTTCGAGTTTCGACACGTTTTCGATACGTTTCTCGAATTTTCCGGTGCTTTCTTAcgattttcgacgatttcgaatgaattttcaacagatt GGAGAAAAGAATTAATTCCACTTGGACAAAATCAACTACAGCAACTTAAgatggaaaacaataaattccatATTATCGGCAAAGCAAGATTTTcctctgaaaattttttcag GGGACTGGAAAGAAAGAAAATCAAGTTGATGACGATCAGAGGGGAAGGAATTACGCCATCAATGGACACTTCAGATGAATAA
- the LOC123319849 gene encoding DNA-directed RNA polymerase I subunit RPA1, which yields MSLYRRRNGVMPSNERITNISFSVFTHDELKQVAVKKIVTPLTFDPLGHPIPGGLYDKALGPMNDKSDPCGTCQKSFTECPGHMGYIELPLPVINPIFHQLIGTILRMSCLRCFTIQIPGLIKSTMSIQMRLLDCGMNAEALELENIMFSLAQKLESKESIPEQATQNIDRFDKLCRDKEGNPGFVVNNTKNTEQLRRQFLANITKFINKGKNCIFCDQACDRIKYQKNRLVLNYKSSKTKEDDFVVENLMKYVTPNESRGYLRQICKNELDFLVLLAPVLNTGKDMEYPTDIFYFEILPVPPPMSRPANYVKGKMSEHPKTNAYRAVLQNSIILNTIIYVMKQEGEDLGELSVEAKDVYLSTKGKTALEKLSDTWEKLQSNIDGILDKDTSRQNEFLGLKQIIEKKEGLLRMHIMGKRVNFSARSVITPDPNLKIDEIGIPDTFAKQLTYPTYVNSHNIEELRKMVMNGPDVHPGATMVEFQSGKMIRLDPKNPVQRESIAKRLLTPDEVKNHDYSEQKLVHRHLCNGDILLLNRQPSLHKPSVMAHKARILRGEKTFRLHYANCKAYNADFDGDEMNAHFPQTERARSEAYTLLNVSNQYLVPKDGTPLSGLIQDHVISGVKLSMRGQFFNKMDYQHLVFQGLYQKTRSIKLLPPTIIKPVEMWSGKQVLSTIIINVIPDGKELINLTSTSKIKSKDWLNTPSRPWKAGGTPFDDDLEMSESKVIIRKGELLSGVLDKAHYGATPFGLIHCMYELYGGACATEMLSSLTRLFTMYLQTKGFTLGVQDIMTLREADKKRRKIIKSQRKVGPEVMKKALNVQNDVSVDEIVEILDKKLVQNPNYTALIDREYKSNLNNFTNQMNSVSMSGLLSKFPDNNLQLMVISGAKGTTVNTMQMSCCLGQIELEGKRPPTMISGKTLPSFPAFEFSPRAGGFIAGRFMTGIDPQDFFFHCMAGREGLIDTACKTSKSGYLQRCLVKSLEGVHVKSDLTVRDSDNTVIQFLYGQDGMDVCKAQFLSEKQLPFLHENMGAILDKKVIKAEAKSKRSLEVKDYSKKLKEWMKENGSTLSKRKYRPFTLFSQFFNETSNRKVTKEQLVQLWQEAGEEVRQSFVDKCQPCPDTLNSRFLPHSHFGSINERLEALIEGYDGCKGKKDKRNFENMMKQKAMTSLCDSEEAVGLLAAQSIGEPSTQMTLNTFHFAGRGEMNVTLGIPRLREILMMASKNIKTPSMVIPFLPIEDLERESEALRKKFNRVTVADVLKDIEVEITSSSRTNSHRYTLKFVFLPHRQYSKDYCVNPKYIIKHMRRKFFKLMFQTIGKQNRFADLNVIEESRSTDRKARMADDDDDDDAEPASQDMPDPEVDSSDEEPEDEGDAKSRNKYAQVHDDQETEDEEMEEASIVDEEEEEQNSTKTKIDDNDQEFMDKYKMVEGLTYDHEKYLWCQMTFSLPFNNTNFDLTSVLKEVAGKSVIWEVPNIKKSITCMKDGVMTLRTDGINIPEMSKYDHILDLKKLYCNDIHKMIEHCGLGAGMDAIVKEIQDVFEVYGISIDPRHLMLISEFMTAKGMFEPMNRSGMQSSSSPFQQMSFESSLKFLRDAIIGGKNDSMKNPSSSLMAGGLCDVGTGGFDVVQRCI from the exons ATGTCGCTCTACCGAAGAAGAAATGGTGTTATGCCAAGCAATGAACGTATTACGAATATATCATTCAGTGTATTCACACATGATGAACTCAAACAAGTggccgtaaaaaaaattgttacacCATTGACATTCGATCCTTTAGGTCACCCTATTCCTGGGGGATTATACGATAAGGCTTTAG GTCCTATGAACGATAAAAGCGATCCCTGTGGAACTTGTCAGAAATCTTTCACTGAATGTCCTGGCCACATGGGCTATATTGAGCTGCCCTTGCCTGTAATAAATCCAATTTTCCACCAACTTATTGGCACAATTTTAAGAATGAGCTGTCTACGATGTTTCACCATTCAAATTCCAG GACTAATCAAGTCTACAATGTCGATACAGATGAGATTGCTGGATTGTGGAATGAATGCTGAAGCTTTAGAACTTGAGAATATCATGTTTAGTCTTGCACAGAAGTTGGAATCTAAAGAAAGTATACCAGAACAAGCAACACAAAATATCGATCGTTTTGATAAATTATGCAGAGACAAAGAAG GGAATCCAGGTTTTGTTGTTAATAATACGAAAAATACTGAACAACTAAGGCGACAATTCTTGGCAAACATAACAAAGTTTATAAATAAGGGAAAGAATTGTATATTCTGTGATCAGGCATGTGATCGCATCaaatatcagaaaaacagattaGTTTTGAATTATAAAAGTAGCAAAACTAAGGAAGACGACTTTGTGGTAGAAAACCTGATGAAATATGTAACTCCCAACGAATCCAGAGGTTATCTGAGGCAGATTTGTAAAAACGAATTAGATTTCCTCGTTCTCTTAGCGCCTGTTTTAAACACTGGCAAGGATATGGAATATCCAacggatattttttattttgaaattcttcCTGTACCTCCTCCCATGTCTAGACCT gcCAATTATGTTAAAGGAAAAATGAGTGAGCATCCAAAAACGAACGCCTATAGAGCTGTCCTACAAAATAGCATAATCTTGAACACGATTATTTACGTTATGAAGCAGGAGGGTGAGGATTTGGGCGAATTATCCGTGGAAGCAAAG GATGTGTATCTCTCAACTAAAGGTAAAACGGCATTGGAAAAACTGAGCGATACTTGGGAAAAACTTCAATCTAACATCGATGGAATTTTGGATAAGGATACGAGTAGACAGAATGAATTTCTAGGTTTGAAACAG ATTATCGAAAAGAAAGAAGGTCTACTAAGAATGCATATAATGGGGAAAAGGGTAAACTTTTCCGCTAGGTCCGTTATCACCCCAGATCCTAACCTGAAGATCGACGAAATAGGCATTCCGGACACCTTTGCGAAACAACTCACCTATCCCACTTACGTCAATTCTCACAATATCGAGGAATTGAGAAAGATGGTCATGAACGGTCCGGACGTCCATCCAGG AGCCACAATGGTCGAGTTCCAGAGCGGCAAGATGATCAGACTGGATCCGAAGAACCCCGTTCAAAGGGAGAGTATCGCCAAACGGTTACTGACTCCGGACGAGGTGAAGAATCACGATTACAGCGAGCAGAAGTTGGTGCATAGGCATCTGTGCAACGGCGATATTCTCCTGTTGAACAGACAACCGTCCCTCCATAAACCCAGCGTTATGGCTCACAAAGCCAGGATTCTCAGGGGGGAGAAGACGTTTCGTCTACATTACGCCAACTGTAAAGCTTACAATGCGGATTTTGACGGTGACGAGATGAACGCCCATTTTCCCCAGACTGAAAGGGCTAGAAGTGAAGCTTATACGTTAT tgaaTGTTAGCAATCAGTACCTCGTACCCAAGGATGGTACCCCTTTGAGTGGACTGATTCAAGATCATGTGATATCCGGGGTGAAACTTTCGATGCGTGGGCAGTTTTTCAACAA gaTGGATTATCAGCACCTCGTTTTCCAAGGGCTCTATCAGAAGACCCGTTCGATAAAGCTCCTTCCTCCCACCATAATAAAACCGGTGGAAATGTGGTCCGGCAAGCAGGTTCTATCGACCATCATAATAAACGTCATCCCTGATGGGAAGGAACTGATAAACTTGACGTCTACATCGAAAATTAAATCTAAG GATTGGCTGAACACCCCCTCGCGTCCTTGGAAAGCTGGTGGAACGCCCTTCGACGACGACCTCGAGATGTCCGAGTCTAAGGTTATAATCAGGAAGGGGGAACTTCTTTCGGGAGTCCTGGACAAGGCCCACTATGGTGCCACACCGTTCGGTTTGATCCACTGCATGTACGAG TTGTACGGGGGCGCTTGCGCGACTGAAATGTTGAGCTCCTTGACGAGGCTGTTCACCATGTACCTGCAGACCAAGGGCTTCACGCTGGGTGTGCAGGACATCATGACCCTGCGCGAGGCCGACAAGAAACGCAGGAAGATCATCAAGAGCCAGAGGAAGGTGGGTCCGGAGGTGATGAAGAAGGCCCTCAACGTTCAGAACGACGTCTCCGTCGACGAGATCGTCGAGATACTCGACAAGAAGCTCGTGCAGAATCCCAATTACACGGCCCTGATCGACAGGGAGTACAAGTCGAACCTGAACAATTTCACGAATCAAATGAACAG CGTCAGCATGTCCGGTCTGCTGAGCAAGTTCCCGGACAACAACCTGCAACTGATGGTGATCTCGGGAGCCAAGGGGACCACCGTCAACACCATGCAGATGTCCTGCTGTCTGGGCCAGATCGAGCTGGAGGGAAAGCGCCCGCCCACGATGATATCGGGAAAGACGCTGCCCAGTTTTCCCGCCTTCGAATTTTCCCCCAGAGCCGGCGGTTTTATAGCGGGCAGGTTCATGACGGGCATCGATCCGCAGGATTTCTTCTTCCATTGCATGGCCGGCAGAGAGGGGTTGATCGACACCGCCTGCAAGACCAGCAAGAGCGGTTATCTGCAGAGATGTCTGGTGAAGAGTCTGGAGGGGGTGCACGTCAAGTCGGATCTGACGGTTAGGGATAGTGACAACACCGTGATACAG TTTCTCTACGGACAAGATGGGATGGACGTTTGCAAGGCGCAGTTCCTGTCAGAAAAACAACTGCCTTTCCTACATGAAAATATGGGCGCCATTCTGGACAAAAAAGTCATCAAAGCCGAAGCTAAATCCAAGAGGAGCCTGGAAGTGAAAGACTACTCCAAAAAG CTGAAGGAGTGGATGAAAGAGAACGGAAGCACCCTGTCCAAGAGAAAATACAGGCCGTTCACGTTGTTCAGCCAATTTTTCAACGAGACCTCCAACAGGAAGGTGACCAAGGAGCAGCTGGTGCAGCTGTGGCAAGAGGCGGGCGAAGAGGTCAGGCAGAGCTTCGTCGACAAGTGTCAACCGTGTCCGGACACCCTGAACTCACGCTTCCTGCCCCACAGTCATTTCGGATCGATCAACGAGAGGCTGGAGGCTCTGATCGAGGGTTACGACGGTTGCAAGGGGAAGAAGGACAAGAGGAACTTCGAGAACATGATGAAGCAGAAGGCGATGACTTCGCTGTGCGACAGCGAGGAAGCTGTTGGTCTGTTGGCCGCTCAG TCCATAGGGGAGCCGTCGACGCAGATGACCCTGAACACGTTCCATTTCGCCGGCAGGGGTGAGATGAACGTCACCCTGGGTATACCGCGTCTCAGGGAGATCCTGATGATGGCCAGCAAGAACATCAAGACGCCGTCGATGGTGATACCGTTCCTACCGATCGAGGATCTGGAACGCGAATCGGAGGCCCTGAGGAAGAAGTTCAACAGGGTGACCGTCGCCGACGTGCTTAAGGACATCGAGGTGGAGATAACCTCCAGCTCGAGGACCAA TTCGCACAGATACACCCTGAAGTTCGTGTTCCTCCCCCACCGTCAGTACTCGAAGGACTACTGCGTGAATCCGAAGTACATCATCAAACACATGCGCAGGAAGTTCTTCAAGCTGATGTTCCAGACCATCGGGAAACAGAACAGATTCGCTGACCT GAACGTCATCGAAGAGTCCAGATCGACGGACAGGAAGGCGAGAATGGCGGACGACGATGACGACGACGACGCGGAGCCCGCGTCGCAGGATATGCCCGATCCCGAGGTGGACAGTTCGGACGAGGAACCGGAAGACGAGGGCGACGCCAAGTCTAGAAACAAGTACGCGCAGGTTCACGACGATCAGGAGACCGAGGACGAGGAAATGGAAGAGGCCAGTATCG TTGATGAAGAGGAGGAAGAACAGAATAGTACCAAGACGAAGATCGACGATAACGATCAAGAATTCATGGATAAGTACAAAATGGTCGAAGGATTAACATACGACCACGAAAAATACCTCTGGTGTCAAATGACCTTTTCG CTACCTTTCAACAACACAAACTTTGATCTGACGTCGGTACTGAAGGAGGTCGCCGGAAAATCTGTGATATGGGAAGTCCCCAAcataaaaaaatcgataacTTGCATGAAAGACGGCGTTATGACTCTGAGAACCGATGGTATAAATATACCG GAAATGTCCAAATACGACCACATCCTGGACTTGAAGAAATTGTATTGTAACGATATACACAAGATGATCGAACACTGCGGATTGGGAGCTGGCATGGATGCCATCGTCAAA GAAATACAGGACGTTTTCGAAGTGTACGGTATAAGCATCGATCCAAGGCACCTCATGCTCATTTCCGAGTTTATGACCGCGAAGGGGATGTTCGAGCCGATGAATCGGTCAGGGATGCAGAGTAGCTCCTCTCCCTTCCAACAGATGTCTTTCGAGTCCTCCTTGAAGTTTCTGCGAGATGCCATAATCGGAG GGAAGAACGACTCCATGAAAAATCCATCCAGCTCGTTGATGGCCGGAGGGCTTTGTGATGTTGGAACTGGTGGATTCGACGTTGTTCAAAGGTGCATTTag
- the LOC123319850 gene encoding peptidylprolyl isomerase domain and WD repeat-containing protein 1, translating into MSETNENSNETDKRQAENEDSNDLVGPSLSECSQPKKRKILPFEHLYIDNLPTAESYEKSYMHRDTITHCFVTATDFIITASCDGHIKFWKKMETGIEFVKHFRSHLGPITKAAVNVEGTLFCSASSDKSLKIFDVVNFDMINMMRLDYCPSLVEWIHSPGDAVHALAVCDVDSPNIQIYDGKADASPLITLEKMHSKPVCLIKYNSKFDVTISVDKGGILEYWSGLKQNCELPKNVAFDSKLDTDLYVFVKNKTVPSGLAFSPDGTKFATIALDRRIRIFYFRTGKLIKVIDESLPRFTELQQKTQQLPNMEFGRRMAVERDLEKSEAFSLANIVFDESGNFLMYATLLGIKLVNIYSNKCVKIIGKNENLRILHIALYQGSAKKSKAAVTLEIEASNNPTLAAIRPDPTLVCTAYKKSRFYLFSKREPDEIGVDQDRDVFNEKPSKEDTFAALDEPIQQRLYENAIIHTVFGDIHCKLFMKDTPKTVENFCVHSKNGYYNGHIFHRVIKGFMIQTGDPTGNGTGGESIWGGEFEDEIKPHLRHDRPYTLSMANAGPNTNGSQFFITLTPTPWLDNKHTVFGRVVKGMEVVQNISNVKTNAKTDKPFDDIRIVSISVK; encoded by the exons ATGTCGGAAACTAATGAAAATTCGAATGAAACCGATAAGAGACAGGCAGAAAATGAAGACTCGAACGATTTGGTGGGACCTTCTCTATCTGAATGTTCGCAACccaagaaaagaaaaattttaccTTTCGAACACCTCTACATTGACAACTTGCCCACCGCTGAATCTTATGAAAAGAGCTACATGCACAGAGATACCATAACTCACTGTTTCGTTACGGCAACCGATTTCATAATCACGGCTAGTTGCGACGGGCacataaaattttggaaaaaaatggaaaCAGGAATTGAGTTCGTGAAACATTTCAGGAGCCATTTAG GTCCAATAACGAAAGCTGCTGTGAATGTGGAGGGTACCTTATTTTGTTCTGCGTCTTCGGATAAATCCCTCAAAATTTTCGATGTAGTGAATTTCGATATGATCAACATGATGCGCTTAGATTATTGTCCTTCTCTAGTAGAATGGATCCATTCACCAGGCGATGCCGTTCATGCTCTGGCAGTCTGTGATGTTGATAGTCCAAATATCCAAATTTACGATGGAAAAGCAGATGCTTCACCATTAATTACACTAGAAAAAATGCATAGTAAACCTGTGTGTTTGATCAAGTATAATTCTAAATTCGACGTCACAATATCGGTAGACAAAGGAGGTATATTag AATATTGGTCTGGACTTAAACAGAATTGTGAGTTACCAAAAAATGTTGCATTTGATTCTAAGCTGGATACGGATCTGTATGTGTTCGTTAAGAATAAGACTGTACCTTCAGGGCTAGCATTTTCCCCTGATGGAACCAAATTTGCCACAATAGCTTTAGATAGGAGAATAAGGATCTTCTATTTTCGAACTGGAAAATTG ATCAAAGTAATTGACGAGAGCCTTCCTAGATTCACAGAACTACAACAGAAGACCCAACAGCTGCCTAATATGGAGTTTGGAAGAAGAATGGCAGTAGAAAGAGATTTGGAAAAATCAGAAGCTTTCAGCTTGGCCAATATTGTTTTTGATGAAAGTGGAAACTTTTTGATGTATGCGACTTTACTGGGGATCAAATTGGTCAATATTTATTCAAACAAATGTGTTAAAATCATAGGGAAGAATGAGAACTTAAGGATATTGCACATTGCATTATATCAAG GATCGGCAAAAAAATCCAAAGCAGCTGTAACATTAGAGATAGAAGCCTCCAATAACCCCACACTTGCAGCAATCAGGCCAGATCCTACTCTAGTATGTACAGCTTACAAGAAGTCCAGATTCTACCTCTTTTCTAAGCGAGAACCAGACGAAATCGGTGTGGATCAAGACAGGGatgttttcaatgaaaaaccATCGAAAGAAGATACTTTTGCTGCATTGGATGAACCAATTCAGCAGAGACTTTACGAAAACGCTATAATACATACAGTTTTCGGTGATATACATTGTAAACTATTCATGAAAGATACTCCCAAGACGGTGGAAAACTTCTGTGTGCACAGCAAAAACGGATACTACAATGGACACATATTTCATCGTGTAATTAAAGGTTTTATGATACAGACAGGGGATCCTACAGGTAACGGTACAGGAGGTGAAAGTATTTGGGGTGGGGAATTTGAGGATGAGATTAAGCCTCACTTAAGGCACGATAGGCCTTATACGTTATCCATGGCAAATGCAGGACCTAACACAAATGGAAGTCAGTTTTTTATTACACTCACCCCAACGCCATGGTTGGACAATAAGCATACAGTATTTGGGAGAGTCGTGAAAGGGATGGAAGTTGTTCAGAATATTAGTAATGTgaaaacgaatgcaaaaacTGATAAGCCTTTTGATGATATAAGAATTGTTTCTATAAGTGTAAAGTGA
- the LOC123321125 gene encoding uncharacterized protein LOC123321125 — MREQAEKEIIPNNNCSLLHSTLTEAIIELLDEETLEILEKKLMHTINIRYGDAIERDLRNDEKFRHLFEDFPSAPFNDSKKSSADSKNIIVPSTIPPQCASPSDTVKQPVKKMQTNAKHSVKPSKPRNKINGYSNFKKLQPKVDKQKVIVQYSNNGVFVAPVVLNENNFFPSIRENRQTNSMKDKNDFFHSNQTKKKVTNIKPIKVLNQESIIDNGKMANVINKVPLRKIRTITRKPLANRSDYEISEDSAIPASRSSILPEVELIHKSQEFTSSSKKSPELVNKAKSEEIVESKASQGKENLVLLPMINPNVTISIINKPPLKASNNKRKIESADNQTKNITHETSDKVTLNVLGTEAKNISTENNDKVSWIKDASTKNITTYLRKNSRAKKSVIEEDIINRLSRMLLNGIEVKNAKTTSSSTYGEEKKVDSLQKKNTEINTKSESVSVEKDPQIMSKRETVSKDDEKQKRNAINIEKDFPISISLNKIIDEMGEEKHSSLNLMDVMDDGKREAQKTTDTQDINGKKNDENRESNASDDLIGSKEEKSISDMKINGSNGEENNIKKTVTIDKNDKLSIEEDLKTVVEKRETDEDISQTEKKKEKITHKLAKHKNDIEYVTIPSVNKENKIEIININTEPTEETANSEKFISVNYESSVTTNDAESIQSNDGSTKDHSQTFLVKIIYKKDDPNIEDFDAGYPKQTMDEEQNFDVEITKVPKEQEKESDEIKARKRTWEETKDKDSTTKRYNLRSLSSTEKVQKKRMRRLFGPTEIVTRSRVSL, encoded by the exons ATGAGAGAACAAGCTGAGAAGGAAATAATTCCAAACAATA ATTGTTCTTTATTGCATTCGACCCTAACAGAGGCAATCATCGAATTGCTAGATGAGGAAACTCTggaaattttagaaaaaaaacttaTGCATACAATCAACATCAGATACGGCGATGCTATTGAACGAGACTTGAGAAATGACGAgaaatttcgtcatttatttGAAG aTTTTCCCTCGGCTCCTTTTAACgattcgaaaaaatcatcagCAGACTCAAAAAATATTATAGTACCTTCGACAATTCCTCCCCAATGTGCTTCACCATCCGATACAGTAAAACAACCTGTGAAAAAGATGCAAACTAATGCGAAACATTCCGTAAAACCATCAAAACcaagaaataaaatcaatgGGTACTCCAATTTCAAAAAGTTACAACCAAAAGTGGATAAACAGAAAGTTATTGTTCAATATTCCAATAATGGAGTTTTTGTAGCACCTGTCGTGCTAAACGAGAATAATTTTTTCCCATCTATACGTGAAAATAGACAGACAAACTCGATGAAAGATAAAAACGATTTCTTTCATTCCAaccaaacgaaaaaaaaagtgaCCAATATTAAGCCAATCAAAGTATTAAATCAAGAGAGTATTATTGATAACGGGAAAATGGCAAATGTGATAAATAAGGTTCCACTAAGAAAGATACGGACAATCACACGTAAACCGTTGGCCAATAGATCTGATTATGAGATTTCAGAAGATAGCGCCATCCCAGCCAGTAGAAGTTCAATCCTTCCGGAAGTTGAATTGATCCATAAATCGCAAGAATTTACATCGAGTAGTAAAAAATCTCCAGAGCTAGTGAACAAGGCGAAATcagaagaaattgttgaaagtAAAGCCAGCCAAGGCAAAGAAAATTTAGTTTTACTACCGATGATCAATCCTAATGTGACAATTTCCATAATAAACAAACCTCCCCTCAAAGCGTCAAACAATAAAAGAAAGATTGAATCGGCTGATAATCAAACTAAAAATATTACTCACGAGACAAGTGATAAAGTCACGCTTAACGTTTTAGGGACCGAAGCCAAGAATATTTCGACAGAAAACAACGACAAAGTGAGTTGGATCAAAGATGCATCAACAAAAAACATCACCACTTACCTCAGAAAGAACAGCAGGGCAAAAAAAAGTGTCATCGAAGAAGACATCATCAACAGGCTCAGTAGAATGCTGTTGAATGGAATTGAAGTTAAAAATGCAAAAACAACTTCAAGTTCAACCTAtggagaagaaaaaaaagttgataGCTTACAGAAAAAAAACACAGAAATAAACACAAAATCTGAAAGTGTATCAGTTGAAAAGGATCCACAAATAATGAGCAAGAGGGAAACAGTTTCAAAAGACGATGAGAAACAGAAAAGAAATGccataaatattgaaaaagattttCCAATCTCGATTAGTTTGAACAAAATAATCGATGAAATGGGCGAAGAAAAACATTCATCCTTGAATTTGATGGACGTTATGGACGATGGTAAAAGGGAAGCTCAAAAAACAACCGATACTCAGGACATAAATGGAAAAAAGAATGACGAAAACAGAGAAAGTAATGCTTCTGATGATTTAATCGGAAGTAAAGAAGAGAAATCTATATCAGACATGAAAATTAATGGCTCAAATGGCGaagaaaataatattaaaaaaacagtAACTATCGATAAAAACGATAAATTATCAATTGAAGAGGACCTGAAGACAGTTGTTGAAAAAAGAGAAACAGATGAAGACATATCGcaaactgaaaaaaagaaagaaaaaataacacataaatTAGCCAAGCACAAAAATGATATCGAATACGTGACCATACCAAGTGTGAATAaggaaaacaaaattgaaataatcaacATCAATACTGAACCAACAGAAGAGACCGcaaattctgaaaaattcatttctgtCAATTATGAATCCTCAGTTACCACAAACGATGCTGAATCAATTCAATCGAATGATGGTTCAACGAAAGACCACAGTCAAACTTTCTTGGTGAAGATCATCTACAAAAAAGACGACCCAAACATCGAAGACTTCGATGCCGGATATCCCAAACAAACCATGGACGAAGAACAAAACTTCGACGTCGAGATCACAAAAGTACCAAAGGAACAAGAAAAGGAGTCGGACGAGATAAAAGCGAGAAAAAGAACGTGGGAAGAAACAAAAGACAAAGACTCGACAACGAAGAGGTACAACTTAAGGTCTCTGTCTTCGACTGAAAAAGTACAGAAAAAAAGGATGCGTAGACTGTTCGGtcccaccgaaattgtgaccAGATCTCGTGTCAGTCTTTAA